The following coding sequences lie in one Oncorhynchus kisutch isolate 150728-3 linkage group LG17, Okis_V2, whole genome shotgun sequence genomic window:
- the LOC109907106 gene encoding leucine-rich repeat-containing protein 3B-like encodes MTPLDMWLSRSIPMCLLLQSLVLMALCFPSASMCPKGCVCQRARPDPGLHLGPGPLVLLLGLNVTCTGSRLKEIPPDLPPDTAVLRLDHNQIMAVPDQAFRGLRLLRELNLSHNAVETLGEGAFSGVEATLQVLDLSHNRITSVHKDAFARLKARVLVDDNPWHCDCTLQQALGGMAHNHEAAARVLCRSSELQEQEGRHFLAVDTDLCNLAKRTTDYAMLVTMFGWFAMVISYVVYYVRQNQEDARRHLEYLKSLPSKPVKPNEVEDISTVV; translated from the coding sequence ATGACTCCCCTGGACATGTGGCTGTCCCGCTCCATCCCCATGTGCCTGCTCCTCCAGAGCCTGGTCCTCATGGCCCTGTGCTTCCCCTCCGCCTCCATGTGTCCCAAGGGATGTGTCTGCCAGCGGGCCCGACCCGACCCTGGCCTCCACCTCGGCCCGGGGCCCCTGGTGCTGCTCCTTGGCCTCAACGTCACCTGCACCGGGTCCCGGCTCAAAGAGATCCCCCCGGACCTGCCTCCAGACACCGCCGTGCTCCGCCTCGACCACAACCAGATCATGGCCGTCCCCGACCAAGCCTTCCGGGGCCTAAGGCTGCTGCGGGAGCTCAATCTGTCCCACAACGCTGTGGAGACGCTGGGGGAGGGCGCCTTCAGTGGCGTGGAGGCCACACTGCAGGTCCTCGACCTCTCACACAACCGCATCACTAGTGTGCACAAGGATGCGTTCGCCAGACTCAAAGCACGTGTCCTGGTGGACGACAACCCCTGGCACTGTGACTGCACACTGCAGCAGGCACTGGGCGGCATGGCCCACAACCACGAGGCGGCTGCACGCGTCCTCTGCCGGAGCTCCGAGCTCCAGGAGCAGGAGGGACGCCATTTCCTGGCGGTGGACACAGACCTGTGTAACCTGGCCAAGAGGACCACGGACTACGCCATGCTGGTGACGATGTTCGGCTGGTTTGCCATGGTCATCTCCTACGTGGTGTATTACGTACGGCAGAACCAGGAGGATGCCCGGCGACACCTGGAGTACCTCAAGTCGCTCCCCAGCAAGCCTGTGAAGCCCAACGAGGTGGAGGACATCAGTACTGTGGTGTAA